The proteins below are encoded in one region of Diceros bicornis minor isolate mBicDic1 chromosome 14, mDicBic1.mat.cur, whole genome shotgun sequence:
- the RNF182 gene encoding E3 ubiquitin-protein ligase RNF182, translating to MASQPPEDAAESQVSDELECKICYNRYNLKQRKPKVLECCHRVCAKCLYKIIDFGDSPQGVIVCPFCRFETCLPDDEVSSLPDDNNILVNLTCGGKGKKCLPENPTELLLTPKRLASLVSPSHTSSNCLVITIMEVQRESSPSLSSTPVVEFYRPASFDSVTTVSHNWTVWNCTSLLFQTSIRVLVWLLGLLYFSSLPLGIYLLVSKKVTLGVVFVSLVPSSLVILMVYGFCQCVCHEFLDCMTPS from the coding sequence ATGGCCAGTCAACCGCCAGAAGACGCCGCAGAGTCTCAGGTGTCCGACGAGCTCGAGTGTAAGATCTGTTATAATCGCTACAACCTGAAGCAGAGGAAGCCCAAAGTGCTGGAGTGTTGTCACAGGGTGTGTGCCAAATGCCTCTACAAGATCATAGACTTCGGGGACTCCCCACAAGGCGTCATCGTCTGTCCTTTCTGCAGGTTTGAGACATGCCTGCCGGATGACGAAGTTAGTAGCCTGCCCGACGACAACAACATCCTCGTGAACTTGACTTGTGGAGGCAAAGGCAAGAAGTGCCTGCCAGAAAACCCCACCGAGCTGCTGCTGACCCCCAAGAGGCTGGCCTCGCTCGTCAGTCCTTCTCACACCTCCTCCAACTGCCTGGTTATCACCATCATGGAGGTCCAGAGAGAGAGCTCCCCGTCTCTGAGCTCCACTCCTGTGGTAGAGTTTTATAGGCCTGCGAGTTTCGACTCTGTCACCACTGTGTCCCACAACTGGACTGTGTGGAACTGTACATCCCTGCTCTTTCAGACATCCATCCGGGTCTTAGTCTGGTTGCTAGGTTTGCTGTACTTCAGCTCCTTACCCCTAGGGATCTACTTACTGGTATCTAAGAAAGTCACCCTTGGGGTCGTCTTTGTCAGCCTCGTCCCTTCGAGCCTTGTTATTCTTATGGTGTATGGTTTTTGCCAGTGTGTTTGTCATGAATTTCTAGACTGTATGACACCTTCTTAA